TATGAGAGCCAAAAATCGGATGGCATTTTTGGCACACAGTTAGTTATGCATTTTAATgcaatttgttagtcagaaaagaGCGATGAATTCCTACTTTGCATTTAGAGGCGCAGGTTAGCATATGCAATTACCTTTTTCAATCTCGATCCTTGTTTTTGATCTTTTGGGCTTtccttgggggggtggggtgactGTCTTTGGCATTGCTTGCCGGACGCCCCAGTCACCTTCTCCCGGCAGCGGCTCCAACGAAGGGGTTAAACGCAGAGAGGTTTCGTTTTGCGCCTAGAGAGGAGGCAGGAAAGAGGGAAAAATAGGGGCCGGGAACCCAGTTTcctgtccctcctccttcccattctGCTCTCCCTACGGCTTTTAAGTCAGGGCTGCGGAGATCCCCTCTCGGGGAGGGGCGCCAGGTGGGCAAGGGCGCTGCGAGagggggagggggcggggggggcaaggaggaggagggattctttggggagggaaggagaggaggtggGGGTTTCCCCAGTTGCCCCCCTTCCCCTTCGGACCCTCCGCCTTTCCTTGCAAGGTTTTCTGCTCCGTGGGAACCGCTGCACCGCCGCTTCTCCTTTTCCTCGGTTGCTGCTTCTGCGAATGGCTCTCCGGTCCCCTTAAAATCCTCCTTcctagcccccccccctccttccccaaaGCCCCGCATTTGGTGCAGGTCGGCTCCCAGGGTGAGGCCGCCTGGTGTTGGGGAAGGTTGGGCACCACCGTTTCCACCTTCCCCTCTGGCTGTTGGAGAGGATCTGCCTCCCGGGGtctggaggggagggagaggatctGGGCTCAGAGGGATCGTGGCTGGAGGGGCCCCCTCCGAAGGTGGGATCCCTGCTAGGAGGAGCCCAGTGGCATCTGAATGGCGGGTGATGGAGACCCGAGAGGCATCCAGGTGGGTTTGGCCAAATGGGCAGCCCTGTCCAGGTGGGCTTGCTTGGAGATGCAGCACCTGAATCTGCCTCTCTTAACATGCCCAGATTCCCTTTCTGGTGACTGCTGCATCCCTCTTTCTCCCTACCCATGTTAGTGAACAGCCCTGTCTGCGGacattttcagtttttatttcttATATGGGTTATATAAGACAGACataggacagagatcgaccccaaggcgcctcttatgtggggtgcctcaggggtcggttctctcgcctcttctgttcaacatctatatgaagccgctgggtgagatcatccgtggttttggggtgagttgtcatctatacgctgatgatacccagctctatatttccacccctaaccaccccaacgaggctgttgaaatgatgtcccagtgcctggaggccgtacgggtttggatggggaggaacagactcagacttaatcccaccaagaccgagtggctgtggatgccggcggcccggtacagtcaactaattccatcactgaccattgggggcgaactattggcccccacggaaagggctcgtaatctgggcgtcctcctggatgcacggctgtcttttgaagatcatatgatagccgtcaccaggggagcttttcatcaggttcgcctgatacgccagttacgttcctttctggatcgggctgccttatgcacggttgctcatgccctggttacatcccgcctggactactgtaatgctctctacatggggctccccttgaagggtacccggagactccaactggtccagaatgcggctgcgctgggtgatagagggagcacctttggctcccatgtgacaccctcctgcgtaatctgcactggctcccagtggtcttccgggttcacttcaaggtacttgttatcacctttaaaacgcccatggcctaggaccggatatttacgggaccgcctactgccaccattagcctctcaccgaccagtgcgctcacagagagggcctccggataccgtcagctaaacaatgtcggctggcgacctctaggggagggccttctctgtggggcccctacctctggaacgagcttcctctgggcttcgtcaactcccgatctcaagtccttccgccgtgagctgaagacgctgctgtttcgaagagcaggactagcttgaacgtagttttaaacttgggattttaaaaaaaagggtttaaatgaggttttaaatttgtatttaaaagttagagcatcaattgaatttaactgtctattcttttagctttttatgtattatatgtttttctgttgtttttgactgtgaaccgccctgagtccttcgggagatgggcggtatacaaatataataaataataataataataataataataatataatctacCCTGAAAAAGAAGCTCTTTGCAAACAGCTTTGCAAAGAGATGAAGAGGCTTCTGTGAAATAATTAGAAAGATAAAAGATTCTCAGGTCAAGGGAGAGGCCTGGGAGCTCTAAGAACTGCCGGCACAGCATTTTGGGGAAGAGAGACTGGTGTGCGCAAGAGGCAGGTTGGTTGAGCTCCAAAGAGGCTTCAGTTGTTGGGATAAGATGCCGTTTGGAGATTGTTTGTTTATATTGTATCCAGCCAATCCTTCCTCTTCCTAGGTCAgttatggtgaaccttttcagcactgagtaccAAAAGGGTTGCATGGAAAGGTTGTGCACGCGCTCGTCGGGGCTGCAgtccggaaaagccgaacttccgggttctagcgcgTATGCATGCCTGACGATCAGCTGGATAGTGGGCATGTGCAGGCCAGTTCTTGGCGCTGCCGCgtgtgaaggacagctgatcattgcacgcgcatgcgtgccagaaacccagaagacaaacaggcaaggtcgcacgtgccaggcgacatggcttcacgtgccactttgggcacgcgtgacataggttctccatcatagTCCTAGGTTATTCCATTACCATCTCCCCTTTCCAATTTTCAGTTTCCTCCCAATTTCATGtctgtcatagaatagaatagaatagaatagaatagaatagaatagaatagaatagaatagaatagaatagaatagaatagaatagaatagaatagaatagaatagaatagaatagaatttttattggccaagtgtgattggatacacaaggaatttgtcttggtgcatatgctctcagtatacataaaagaaaagataccttcattaaggtacaacatttacaacacaattgatggtcaatatatcaatataaatcataaagattgccagcaacaagttatagtcatacagtcataaatggaaagagattggtggtgggaactatgagaagattaatagtagtgcagattcagtaaatagtctgacagtgttgagggaattatttgtttagcagagtgatggccttcgggaaaaaactgttcttgtgtctagttgttctggtgtgcagtgctctatagcgtcgttttgagggtaggagttgaaacagtttatgtccaggatgcgaggggtctgtaaatattttcacggccctcttcttgattcgtgcagtatacaggtcctcaatggaaggcaggtcatAGGTATGGAATTTCTCCGAGTCTCTCCATAGCTTTCAGtttctgtaaatatttaagtattttaACATAATGTAAATCTCGGGCACATCAGAGCCGACTAACTTCAGCCTGGTGCATTATATGATGCTATTTTGTCCAGGGTTTTTTAAAGCAATTCAAAAGGATAAATCACTGTCTGGATTGATCATTTTTAATGCAAAACAGTTCAGTAAGTTTAATGCCAAGGGCATTGCCCACACATTCTCCCACATATTAAAAGTTCCTTGGCATAGGATattaggaaaagaaagaatgaacatTCAGATGAACATTTTGCCCCGATagttctccttttaaaaaaaaaaaaagtccttaacCTTGaccctggctcaacagcagtaactgtgaacGGAATCTAGGACTTCCAGTGGACAGTCACCCTAAGTATGAACTAGCAGTGGGCTGCAGCTGTAGACAAAGCCAATGAAGTCCTAGTCTGCATCAACAGTGGGATAGTATGAAGAGCACGTGAGGTCCCAAAGCTACTCTATCAAGAGACAGCtgcactttgtttttccttgaagatggttCTGAAGaaaattcttggatgagaagcgaaacatcgtcaaggaaaaatgaaggaagtccagttgcctcttgaaaaagcatttttgaggtaaccatgacctggatgactgagaatctgcacAAACATCACATGAGTGCTTGTTCTGCATATACTGACTggtaagactacacttggaatattacatccagttttggtcactgtgATTCAGAAAAGAGATTGAGATTCTAGAGAgagttcaaagaagagcaacagagatgattaggggattggaggctaaaacatacaaagaaagattgcaggaactggatatgtttatCACAGAAAACAACttgggctgacatgatagcaatctattTGGAGGCTGACAAAGAAAAGAGGGGCTTGGCTTATTCTCCAAAGTGCCTTAGAGCaggagaagtaatggatggaaacttaccaAAAagggatccaacctagaattgagGAAAAATTTCATCTCAATGAGAACCAtcaatgcctccagaagttgtgggtgttccatcagtggaggtttttaagaggagattggacagccatttgtctggaatggtatagtatCTCCTGCTTGGAGAGTTGGTCCCTTCCGATTCTTATTCTTTAATTCTGTTAGAACCTCATGAACATTTAGGGCTCAGCATGTAGCTAATCTTGAGAAGATAATTAGCGTCATATTTCACTGGGGTCAGTTGCAAAAGCAAGTTGTTAGGAGTCAGGCATGTAATCACCGAAAATGTCTTGCAAATGCCTTTAGGTAGATATGGGACAAGCTTGTTTTTCCACCTCCTATCAGGAGATGGCAATCATGAAGGCAACATCTGTGCCTAGAAAGCCAACAATACAGTAGCAGCATCTGTGGTTGAGTTTAAAGGAGTTAAAACCATCAAGTTACTTTTATTGctagaaaggataggaggagccaAGAAACTCAAAGGAATTTCCTCTTCCTGCTCACCCATGGGAGGAGGGTGATGTGCAGGGTGGCTTTTGTACTCTTCCAAGGGTCAAAGCAGCATCTGGAAGGTAAGTTGAGGACAGGTTGGAAGGGAGGCCGGGAGCAAGTTGGCCTGTTTGGTTTGGGTCCTGCCAACCGGTgaacatttatgatggttacagcatCCCACACTCATGAtccccatttgtgatcttcccagctagATTCTGTCAAGGAAAATCAGTGGGGatgctggcaggaagttgcaagtaataacaacaacaacaacaaagttggaagggaccttgcaggccttctagtccaaccccctgtccaggcaggacaccctacaccatttcagacaaatggttatccaacattttcttaaatttttccagtgttggagcattcacagcttctgcaggcaagtgacAATCATGTGAAATTGACTTTTACAACccccagtgatttgcttaacaactgcagaggagCAGATGTAAGTTGGCACTGTCACGTGATATTATGCTCATGATCAGTGATGTAGATGCCAATCCCAAATGCTGTAAGTAAGTGAGGACTGCTTGAATTGGGATGTCACCAGAATGGTTGTGGGTGGTATTTTCTGCCTTTACTTGGAGCTCAGGACTTCAATGGGCAAAACATTTTTCTGTCTGAGAACACGTGGCTTTTCTACATATATCCCTTTATAGGTGTGTGTATTTGTACATCTCTCTGTATGCACATATCTACAATTGTATAATCTATCCCCAGCACCTCAAGATAAATTTGATGATAACCTgtcaactttggaagccatacacTGCCACATTCTCCTctatgggaaaggaggggaggagggtggtcgtgtgtggaagccttcggcctagtgtggcttccaaagctgacaggttaTCATCAAATATATCTTGAATATAACCCTTTACAGTACTAAGAATTTATGATTTGACACAAGTCAATAAGAGAATTTCATGAGTGAATGGGTATTTGAACTTGGATCTCTCTAATCTATCAATCATAATTAATGTAGGAAGTTATTCTAATATTGTGGCATGTTTGCTTTTCAATGTAATGTATCCTTTTTCTCACATCTGCAACCATCTTATAAATAGTTAAAGTTACACTTTTCTTTGCCTCTTACAGACAAAGAGGATGCCAATAAGAGCACTCCGGTCAACCAAGAATAGCAAGCAATGTTGAAAAGGAAAGCAAAgttattttccatttccttcagaaaacCACATAATTCTTCTCCTTCCCCAGAAGCTAAGAGACAAAGGATAGAAAATCAACAAGAAGATTTTTTGAGCTGGAATAAGTAATTTAAGCAGAACTCAAGGAAACAATATACAAAAAGATCACAGGAGATTATTTTTCCATTCAGAAAAAGTGGGAAATATCTGGAAGCCAGTGTGAAGTAAAAGGTTAATTAGATGGTCACATAGGGCAGACGTAATGCAGGCTTCACCCTGTGAGGAAGAAACTACTTCGAATCAAAGTTCCATCCAACAAGGATCACACGTATTTTTGACCTCTTCAATATCGGTGGTGGAAAAGCTTCATAAATCTGACTGTTgtgagaaaggaacaaattgcaaGTCACAGCTGATTATGGAGAACATGATCCACATTGGAGAAAAGCCATATAAATATTCTGAATGTGGCAAAAACTTTAGTCAGAACTGCTCCCTTGTGGTTGATGGAGGGACCCAGACAGAACAAAAGCCCTACATATTTTCCCAATGTGATGAAAGCTTTGACATGCACAGCAACTTGGTAATACATCAGAGAACTCACAACAGGGAGAAATCATACgactgtcctgattgtgggaagagTTTCATTGGAAATTCCCACCTCATGAGACAtgtgaggactcacacaggagagaaaccctttgagtgtcccgattgtgggaaaagtttcagtcagaattccaccctggtgaaacatcagaggactcacacaggagagaagctctTTGAATgccctgactgtgggaaaagtttcagtcagaatttcaacctggtgatacaccagaggactcacacaggagagaaaccctttgaatgtcctgactgtgggaaaagtttcagtcagaattccaacctggtgatacaccagaggactcacacaggggagaaattgTATgattgtcctgattgtgggaagagTTTCATTACAAATTCTCACCTGGtgatacatcagaggactcacacaggagagaaaccctttgaatgtcctatttgtgggaagagtttcagtcagaattacagcctggtaatacaccagaggacccacacaggagagaaaccctttgaatgttctgattgtgggaagagttttagtcagaattctcacttggtgatacaccagaggattcacacaggagagaaaccatatgagtgtccagagtgtgggaaaagtttcagtcggaattccagcctggtggtacaccagaggactcatacaggagagaaaccatatgagtgtccggaTTGTGGAAAAGATTTCAGTAGTAGGTCTAGTCTTCTAAGTCATGTAGGTttacacacaggggagaaacctttCAAATGTCCAGTCTGTGGACGGTACTTCATGCGTAAATCATCTCTTATTGCACACAAGGAAATCCACACAAGGCAAAAATTGATGAGTTTAGAGAAGGCTTGAATTTCATTTCTGATCTCTCATTGGGATTGTAGGTGAGAAATTGACTACCGGTAATctacttacaatcataattgagcccaaaagttatgtTGCTGTGTGAGAAATTTTttgaatgagttttgcccccttttcctGCCACGTTTGTTTAGGTGAATCAATGCAATTGTTAAAAGAGCAacacgattgttaaatgaatctgatttcccaATTGACTTTTTTTCAGgttgatcccatgaccctggaaaGGTTGttaggtgatcccatgaccctgggaagTGCAAACATTATAAATGTCAGTTGTCAAGAATCCAaaggtaaatcacatgaccatagggatgctgcaatggtcctaagtgaaaaatgctcataagtcactattttcattgtaactttgaatagtcactaagcaaactgttattaagttaaggactaccagtatttgaATTCTGCCCTAATGCTTTTAAGTAAACACATCTCAGAATAAGACAGGtagatggagagaaaaaaaatggaaaatcttAGTTTGAAAAACGCTCACTACCAACAACTGattatcagcaaaaaaaaaaaaaaattctggatgtTTCCTTTTGCAGAAGTACTGAAATTCCTCAAAAAGGCTtttgggtggtgtttttttgtGTATTGATTATGTAATTCCCACATGTGGAGTTTCCAACTTCTACATTGGTGTCCTCCCGCTTTTgagtgccagaattccccagccaccattacAAGTAGTCATTGATGCACAACTCTAATGGGGCCTGCCAATTAGTTGTCTGTTGTATTAAATGAGACTGCTTTGCTTAATTATTCTCTGCTCTCCGTGATGTTGCCATTAAATGTGCGAGTCGTTAAGTGGAACAGTGGCTACCTCAGTATTGGGGAAAGCTCTTGGAGTCCAAACGTGGCCCAAGCTTCCCTTCCCTAGGCCTCCCCAAGACACCTGGTGCTCTGCTTCCCAAATCTTGTGTCCCCAAACCTTTCCCGCCCCCACAGATCCTACCCAACCTTTCCCCCCACCAGGCCTTTCCCCACTCCCACTGGAGCCCTTAGGCCAAACTCCCACCCCACCAGGCTTCACACCCTAAACCACCTTATTTTTTTGAAGTTTTCTGATCTCACAATCAGAAGGAGGGTAGACTGAAACATTCCTGGGCTGCATGATTGTAATCCTGAGAGCAGTCATCATTTTCAGTGTGCCCAGGATTCACCAATGAGCCACGCAATGTACTCGTGGAAGCAGCTGCCATTTTGCCACGCCTGCCTCAGGGCCAAAATGGTGGTTACTTTTGAATCACTGTTGTGTGGGAGAGGGAGAAACTGCTCTGTTTTGCTACCTTAACACTCTGCAGACCGTCTTAAGGAGTTGGGGTGCTCTGAAAATGAGGGATGACCGGGATATATCCAAAAAATGTACGATGGGTGTGCAGGAAGTAGGCCCAAGGCCCAGTGGAAAAAAGCGGTGTAAAATTTCACATGTAAAACCTGTTCTGCCTTGCAGATGAACCTGTTGAAGAGCTGTAGGAATATTGAGTTAAGGAGGAATGGTATCCTGAGTTTGATCACAGGATCTCCAGGTTTATTAGCAACTCCTGCTGTGATCTCGTGTTTTTGGAGACGCCTTCTTATGACTATTTAATAGTTGCTGGGTGACAGCAGGACCAagttgtgatgcatcccccttgTTGGTGACGATgtgagggggggaaaatgattagTGGAAAATGTTACATTTTCAAAAATGCATTGTGTAAGAACTATCCTTAGCTTTTGAGAAGGAAAAAGTGGATAGTGTTGTTATGAACATTTGGGCAAGGCAAAATGCTCAGTCCCCTCAAACTGTGAGATGTGCAGTGaataagtttaataataaaattaatactaAGATAATGTAAAGCCCTTTTCTGAACTCTTGCTCAGTGGTGAAGTCGCCACATATATGCTGGGTTTCTCACACACTACAATTGTTAAACTACCTGTAATCTGTCTCTTGTGCATTCTGCATCTATAACCAATCTGTTGTCTTCAGTTTCACTTCCCTcctcattaaaaattaaaaaattcaggTTTGATGGTGGATCAATCCGGCTACTCTGTGCCTCTGGATGATGTGAGCTGCAGTTAAGCTTCTGCCTCTTAATTTATTGTTGCATTGCTATTTATCTCAGTCCTAAATTCTATGAAAGAATGACATTTCTTTAGGCACAGTTAAAAAATTAGAACGGCTAAACTGGATGCTTTGATTGGCTTTCTTCTCAGATTCAGAGATGGTCTTCTCCATCACTGCCAGTCTGAGAGAAGGAAGTTAAGACATTTCAAACTGGACAACTAAGCTACGGTTACCCTGGTAATTTACAACCTCTAATTCAGCCTAAGCTTGGGGTATCTGAAGGTGCCTGTCACCCCTCTTAGTTCTTCTGAGCTCTATGCCCAGCTATTTTATTCCTTCTTTTAAAAGATTGAGAACTTcacagattaccgtatatactcgagtataagccgagtttttcagcacgttttttgtgctgaaaagcgccccctcggcttatactcgagtctacgcctTGATGTACTTGGAACCCGCTTTGAgagcgccaaagaggcggcgagatcgtccgcggatttgcccaaggctgagcagttcgcgcggacctgagccaagcggtcccagtccagcgagcggtgaaagcgacatgccgagcgccgcccgctttcaccgttcggctggactgggaccggcttgctcgggtccgcagtaactcccgccaggctgtgccaagaaaccatttaaaagcccgccagggctttcttctcctccgtgcttcaagttgggcttttaaatggtttcttggcggcacagcctggcgggagttactgcggacccgagccaagcgatcgcagtccagcgagcggtgaaagcgacatgccgagcgccgcccgctttcaccgttcggctggactgggaccgcttgctcgggtccgcagtaactcccgccaggctgtgccaagaaaccatttaaaagcccgccagggctttctttcttctcctccgtgcttcagaagttgggcttttaaatggtttcttggcggcacagcctggcgggagttactgcggacccgagccaagcgatcgcagtcagcgagcggtgaaagcggagtggcgccggcatgtcgctttcaccgttcggctggactgggaccgcttgctcgggtccgcagtaactcccgccaggctgtgccaagaaaccatttaaaagcccaacttccacAAgaggaagaaagccctggcggggcttttaaatggtttcttggcggcacagcctggcgggagttactgcggacccgagccaagcgatcgcagtcagcgagcggtgaaagcggagtggcgctcggcatgtcgctttcaccgttcggctggactgggaccgcttgctcgggtcccgcgcgggcggggagccgactttggccctttagcaaggaggaaggtgggagggaagcggagctgccggctgtggcgctcgctcgggccgccgccgccgccgcctggaagaggaggaggtgaccttcacgcgcggagagggtggggatgggggttgaggcgtgcaagaggagcggcgtggaggaagaggaggcggcggcccCGGGGACAgcgcttctaagatcagcccacgctccgaagagggaaagggagcgagtgggtgggtggctgggacgagaccccaccacaaacacacacacagccggtcggacggcgcggttcctttctc
This genomic window from Ahaetulla prasina isolate Xishuangbanna chromosome 2, ASM2864084v1, whole genome shotgun sequence contains:
- the LOC131193129 gene encoding zinc finger protein OZF-like — translated: MQASPCEEETTSNQSSIQQGSHVFLTSSISVVEKLHKSDCCEKGTNCKSQLIMENMIHIGEKPYKYSECGKNFSQNCSLVVDGGTQTEQKPYIFSQCDESFDMHSNLVIHQRTHNREKSYDCPDCGKSFIGNSHLMRHVRTHTGEKPFECPDCGKSFSQNSTLVKHQRTHTGEKLFECPDCGKSFSQNFNLVIHQRTHTGEKPFECPDCGKSFSQNSNLVIHQRTHTGEKLYDCPDCGKSFITNSHLVIHQRTHTGEKPFECPICGKSFSQNYSLVIHQRTHTGEKPFECSDCGKSFSQNSHLVIHQRIHTGEKPYECPECGKSFSRNSSLVVHQRTHTGEKPYECPDCGKDFSSRSSLLSHVGLHTGEKPFKCPVCGRYFMRKSSLIAHKEIHTRQKLMSLEKA